A single genomic interval of Amblyraja radiata isolate CabotCenter1 chromosome 3, sAmbRad1.1.pri, whole genome shotgun sequence harbors:
- the LOC116971239 gene encoding neuronal acetylcholine receptor subunit alpha-3-like, with translation MTTLRKTHLLMLIILLLLMNDCSGSKAEDRLFRRIFRRYNQYIRPVENVSDPVTVQFEVSMSQLVKVDEVNQIMETNLWLRHIWNDYKFQWNPVDYDGIKYIRVPSDKIWKPDIVLYNNAVGDFQVEDKNKALLKYDGTVTWMPPAIFKSSCPMDITYFPFDYQNCSMKFGSWTYDKAKIDLAIIGSKVNLKDFWESGEWEIIDAPGYKHELKYNCCEEIYVDITYYFYIRRLPLFYTVNLIIPCLLISFLTVLVFYLPSDCGEKITLCISVLLSLTVFLLVITETIPSTSLVIPLIGEYLLFTMIFVTLSIIITVFVLNIHYRTPTTHVMPGWVQKVFLEVLPKVMLMKRPVEENKTEGVGSCQRKVKCTWNECSNPLEYDDFKAAKDQAKSHCQYCKEPMGNVTSNLQRQTHVSVPSFEIQQAIESIKYIAENTRSQNEAKDVEDDWKYVALVIDRIFLWIFSLVCVLGTAGLFLQPLMATE, from the exons ATGACAACTCTGAGGAAGACGCATCTATTAATGCTCATAATTTTGCTTTTACTTATGAACG atTGCTCTGGCTCCAAAGCAGAGGACCGCCTTTTCCGGAGGATATTCCGCCGATATAATCAATACATCAGACCGGTAGAGAATGTGTCTGACCCGGTGACAGTGCAGTTCGAAGTCTCCATGTCCCAGCTGGTCAAAGTG GATGAAGTCAACCAAATAATGGAGACAAATCTATGGCTGCGACAT ATCTGGAATGATTACAAATTCCAATGGAATCCAGTTGACTATGATGGGATCAAGTACATCCGAGTTCCATCAGACAAGATTTGGAAACCAGACATTGTTCTGTATAACAA CGCAGTTGGAGATTTCCAAGTTGAAGATAAAAACAAGGCCCTTCTCAAGTATGACGGCACTGTTACCTGGATGCCTCCTGCTATTTTCAAAAGCTCCTGTCCAATGGACATCACCTATTTTCCTTTTGACTATCAGAATTGCTCCATGAAATTTGGTTCATGGACCTATGATAAAGCTAAGATTGACCTCGCAATCATAGGGTCTAAAGTGAATCTGAAAGACTTCTGGGAGAGTGGCGAATGGGAGATCATAGATGCCCCTGGATATAAACATGAACTTAAGTATAATTGTTGTGAAGAGATTTATGTAGACATTACTTATTATTTCTACATTCGTAGACTACCTTTGTTTTACACTGTCAACCTGATCATTCCCTGCCTGTTAATCTCTTTCCTCACGGTTCTAGTTTTTTATCTACCCTCTGACTGTGGAGAAAAGATCACGCTCTGTATATCTGTCCTTCTCTCCTTGACAGTGTTTCTGCTGGTTATCACTGAAACCATCCCTTCCACCTCACTAGTAATTCCTCTGATTGGCGAGTACCTCTTATTCACTATGATCTTTGTAACTCTGTCGATCATCATAACAGTCTTTGTCCTGAACATCCACTACCGGACGCCAACCACCCACGTCATGCCAGGGTGGGTGCAAAAGGTATTTTTGGAAGTTCTACCTAAAGTTATGTTGATGAAGAGGCCTGTAGAGGAAAATAAAACTGAGGGTGTagggagctgccaaaggaaggtcAAGTGTACCTGGAACGAATGCTCCAACCCCCTGGAATATGATGACTTCAAGGCAGCCAAAGATCAGGCAAAATCCCACTGCCAATATTGCAAGGAACCCATGGGCAATGTGACCTCTAACCTGCAAAGGCAGACACATGTCTCAGTTCCTTCTTTTGAGATCCAACAGGCAATAGAAAGTATCAAATATATTGCGGAAAACACAAGGAGTCAGAATGAAGCCAAAGAC GTGGAAGATGATTGGAAATATGTGGCTCTGGTAATCGACAGGATATTCCTATGGATTTTCTCGTTAGTTTGTGTTCTGGGAACTGCAGGGTTGTTTCTCCAGCCATTGATGGCTACAGAATGA